The region CCACCGGCAGATTGAGCTGGGCTCGCAGGTGATGCCGCACACCGCTGCGATCCGTCCAGGCCAGTCTCAGGCGGGTGATCCCCAGGTCGCTGGTTTCCTGCAACACCGTTAGCGGCAGGGTAAGCACAACCTCAATCGGACGTCCCGAGATCAGGTTGGGCAGTTGCGAGCGACCCAGGGCATTGACTGGAAAGGCGTTGAGGACTTGCACCCTCACGTGCCCTAGTTCGGCATTGGGTTCAACGCCCAGGCTGACGGTATGGCCGGTGGTGCGGGTCAGCCCCTGCAATTCCGCCTCGAAGTAAGCGGGCAGCGCTTCGGCATTCTCGATATGTTCGTAGTTGCCGTCGCCCGCGTCGGCCATCCCTTTCAGGAGATCCTCGTCGTAGCTGCGGCCCAGCCCGATGGTGCTGGTGCCGACCCCACGCGCGGTCAGCCCCTTGACGTGCTCGGCGATCACGTCGGGCCGCCGCTCGCCTTGATTGGCCCCGCCGTCACTGAGCAGCAAGACCCGGTTGAGGGTCTGGGCTTGCTGGTGCTCGGCGGTGAGCATGGCTCCCTCCAGCCATCCGGCGTGCAGGGCCGTGTTGCCCCTGGAGCGCACCTGCGCCACCTGCCGGCACAGCGCTTCAGGATCAGTGACCAGTTGCGAGGGAATCAAGACCTCGACCTCACTGTCAAAGGTCACCACGCTGACGCGGTCCTGCGGCTGCAAAGCGCGAATGGCGATCTGGGTGGCTTCTTTGGCCATCTCCAGCGGCGTGCCGCCCATACTGCCGCTGCGGTCGATCACCAGCGAGAGATTGAGCGGTGATCTCGGCTCACTGCTCTGCGGCGCGGCAGCCGGATGAATGCGGGCCAGCAGAGTGAGTTCATTGGAACCACCCGCACTGAGCGCGGCCTTGAGTGGAAGAAGTTCAATGCGGGGCTGACCAGCAACAGGAGTGTGAGCCATAGAGAACCTCCAGC is a window of Deinococcus detaillensis DNA encoding:
- a CDS encoding vWA domain-containing protein is translated as MAHTPVAGQPRIELLPLKAALSAGGSNELTLLARIHPAAAPQSSEPRSPLNLSLVIDRSGSMGGTPLEMAKEATQIAIRALQPQDRVSVVTFDSEVEVLIPSQLVTDPEALCRQVAQVRSRGNTALHAGWLEGAMLTAEHQQAQTLNRVLLLSDGGANQGERRPDVIAEHVKGLTARGVGTSTIGLGRSYDEDLLKGMADAGDGNYEHIENAEALPAYFEAELQGLTRTTGHTVSLGVEPNAELGHVRVQVLNAFPVNALGRSQLPNLISGRPIEVVLTLPLTVLQETSDLGITRLRLAWTDRSGVRHHLRAQLNLPVVSPQRYDALPEDARVRLALELLEAARVRQEAVTYADAGQVSRSTEVLMEHRRKLASLPQTPELAAEMHALSALSVGFISDAGLARKRATSQSYDRRNSKSQR